The nucleotide sequence TCTCGCGGGCGAGGGCGGATCGGTCGTCCTGCGGGCCCGAGGCGACTGCGCTCATGCGGGGCTCCGTTCGTTCCAGGCGACGAGCCGGCCGCCGCCGGGCCAGAGCGCGAATTCGCAGAGTCCAGCCGGCGACAGGGCGAGGCTGTCGTAGGCGTCGAGCCCGAGTCCGAGCAGCGCGAGCCCGGCGATCCGGATCGGCTCGGCATGGCTCACCAGGATCACGGGCGGCCCATCATGGCGGAAGCGGTCGAGCAGGGCGCCCATCCGGGCGGCGATCTCGGCGGCGCTCTCGCCCTCGGGCGGGCGGGCGCTGCCGCGGGCGGCGTTCCAGTGCCCCCAGCCGGGTTCGCCGTGCAGCTCGGCCAGCGGGCGGCCGGTCCAGGCGCCGACATCGACCTCGTGCAGGGCCTCCTCGGTCTCGACCCCGAGCCCCAGCGCCTCCGCAACGGCCGCGGCCGTCTCCTGGGCGCGCTCCAGCGGGCTCGCGAGGAGGCGGGGGCGATCCGCCCCGTCGAGGCGGGCGGTGATCAGGCGCGCGGCGGTCCGGGCCTCGGCGAGGCCGGTCGCGCTGAGGCGGACGCCGGGCATGCGGCCGCACAGGATCCGGTCGAGCCGGTCGTGGCTGCCGTGCCGGAGAAGGAAGATCTGCCTCATGCGGCGGTCCGGGCGGTGCGGCGGCAGCGCTCATCGGTCGGGCTCTCCCCCCGATGAAGGCCACGCGCTTTCCCTCCCCCCTCTGCGGGGGAGGGTACCCTGCGAAGCAGGGGGGGAGAGGGGAACCCGGCTTCCGAAGAGGGCGGAGCAGGCGTGAAGGCCAAAGCTCCATTCTGCCCCGTCGCACCCCTCACCCGACCCCTGCTGACGCAGGGGCCACCCTCCCCCGCAGAGGGGGGAGGGAGGATCACGCGGGCGGCAGTCGATGGGCCCGCTCTCATCACCCCTCCTGCCCGGCGGCGAAGCGCAGCGTCCGCGCCCGCGCCTCGGCGTCGGTGAACTGCTCGGGCGGCGCCTTCATGAAGTAGCTCGATGGGCCCACCAGCGGCCCGCCGACGCCTCGGTCGAGGGCGAGGCGGGCGCAGCGCACGGCGTCGATGACGACGCCGGCCGAGTTCGGCGAGTCCCAGACCTCCAGCTTCAGCTCGATGTTCAGCGGCACGCCGCCGAAGCCCGAGCCCTCCAGCCGGATCTGCGCCCATTTCCGGTCGGCGAGCCAGGGCACGTGGTCGCTCGGGCCCACATGGATGTTCTCGGCCGGCATCGGGGCGCCGAGCTGGCTCGTCACCGCGCGGGTCTTCGAGAGCTTCTTCGATTCGAGCCGCTCGCGCTCCAGCATGTTCAGGAAGTCGGCGTTGCCGCCGAAATTGAGCTGGTAGGTCCGGTCGAGCCGCACGCCGCGCTCGCGGAGCAGGTTGGCCAGAACCCGGTGCACGATGGTGGCGCCGACCTGGCTCTTGATGTCGTCGCCGACGATCGGCAGTCCCGCCGCACGGAAGCGGGCCGCCCATTCGGGATGGGAGGCGATGAAGACCGGGATGCAGTTGACGAAGGCGCAGCCGGCAGCCAGCGCCGCCTCCGCGTAGTGCTCGGTCGCCGCCTGCGAGCCCACCGGCAGGTAGGAGACCAGCACCTCGGTGCCGGTGCGCCGGAGTTCCTCGGCGACATCGACCGGGGGCTCGGGCGCCTCCGGCACGATCCCTTCGAGGTAGCGGCCGATCCCGTCGAAGGTCGGCCCGCGCCGCACGGTGACGCCGGTCTCGGGGACCTCGCAGAAGCGGTGGGTGTTGTTCGGCTCGGCCAGGATCGCCGCGGCGAGGTCGCGCCCGACCTTGCGGGCCGAGACGTCGAAGGCCGCGACCACCGCGATGTCGCCGACCCGGTAGCCGCCAAGATCCGGGCTCATCAGCCCCGGCACGTCGTCCCCCGGCCCGGCATCGCGGTAGTGCCGCAGACCCTGCACTAGGGCGGAGGCGCAGTTGCCGACCC is from Methylobacterium radiodurans and encodes:
- a CDS encoding histidine phosphatase family protein; translated protein: MRQIFLLRHGSHDRLDRILCGRMPGVRLSATGLAEARTAARLITARLDGADRPRLLASPLERAQETAAAVAEALGLGVETEEALHEVDVGAWTGRPLAELHGEPGWGHWNAARGSARPPEGESAAEIAARMGALLDRFRHDGPPVILVSHAEPIRIAGLALLGLGLDAYDSLALSPAGLCEFALWPGGGRLVAWNERSPA
- a CDS encoding inositol-3-phosphate synthase; this encodes MARAPIRVGIVGVGNCASALVQGLRHYRDAGPGDDVPGLMSPDLGGYRVGDIAVVAAFDVSARKVGRDLAAAILAEPNNTHRFCEVPETGVTVRRGPTFDGIGRYLEGIVPEAPEPPVDVAEELRRTGTEVLVSYLPVGSQAATEHYAEAALAAGCAFVNCIPVFIASHPEWAARFRAAGLPIVGDDIKSQVGATIVHRVLANLLRERGVRLDRTYQLNFGGNADFLNMLERERLESKKLSKTRAVTSQLGAPMPAENIHVGPSDHVPWLADRKWAQIRLEGSGFGGVPLNIELKLEVWDSPNSAGVVIDAVRCARLALDRGVGGPLVGPSSYFMKAPPEQFTDAEARARTLRFAAGQEG